A single genomic interval of Calypte anna isolate BGI_N300 chromosome 3, bCalAnn1_v1.p, whole genome shotgun sequence harbors:
- the NUS1 gene encoding LOW QUALITY PROTEIN: dehydrodolichyl diphosphate synthase complex subunit NUS1 (The sequence of the model RefSeq protein was modified relative to this genomic sequence to represent the inferred CDS: deleted 5 bases in 5 codons; substituted 1 base at 1 genomic stop codon) gives MSGVGGWAWRALNALLRALLCLSACCXAASAAAPPLGRAWLWRRAASAAASCSLLAPAPGLSPPARRARCGGGGPGPAAQCRQRWRLDGRALQKLPVHMGLVVTEEEPSYADMASLVVWCMAVGISYVSVYDHNGIFKRNNSRLVDEILKQQQELLGLDCSKYTVEFSNQDKADQVLNCQSTLKVLSPEDGKADIVKAAQNFCQLVAQQQRTHTDLDVNVLDNLLSSTNGFPDPDLVLKFGPVDSTLGFLPWHIRLTEIVSLPSHLNISYEDFFSALHHYAACEQRWGK, from the exons ATGAGCGGGGTGGGGGGCTGGGCGTGGCGCGCGCTG AACGCCCTGCTGCGcgccctgctctgcctcagcgcgtgctgctgagctgcctccGCGGCCGCGCCGCCACTGGGC CGCGCCTGGCTCTGGCGCCGCGCAGcctccgccgccgcctcctGCTCGCTCCTCGCTCCGGCGCCGGGGCTTTCGCCGCCCGCAAGACGGGCGCGTTGCGGCGGCGGGGGGCCGGGGCCGGCGGCACAGTGCCGGCAGCGGTGGCGCTTAGACGGGCGGGCCCTGCAGAAGCTGCCGGTGCACATGGGGCTGGTGGTGACTGAGGAGGAGCCGAGCTACGCGGACATGGCCAGCCTGGTGGTGTGGTGCATGGCGGTGGGCATCTCCTATGTCAGCGTCTACGACCATAATG gtattttcaaGAGGAATAATTCCAGATTG GTGgatgaaattttaaaacaacagcaagaaCTCTTAGGACTTGATTGCTCCAAGTACACCGTGGAATTTTCAAATCAGGAC AAAGCTGATCAAG TTTTAAATTGC CAATCTACACTGAAGGTGCTGTCACCAGAAGATGGAAAAGCAGATATAGTAAAAGCTGCTCAGAACTTTTGTCAGTTGGTAGCACAGCAGCAAAGAACACACACAGACCTGGATGTGAATGTGTTAGACAATTTATTAAGTA GTACAAATGGATTTCCTGATCCTGATTTAGTCTTGAAGTTTGGTCCTGTGGACAGCACGTTAGGATTCCTTCCGTGGCACATCAGACTGACAGAGATTGT TTCCTTGCCTTCCCACCTGAACATCAGCTATGAAGACTTTTTCTCTGCCCTCCATCACTATGCAGCCTGTGAGCAACGCTGGGGAAAGTGA